In Musa acuminata AAA Group cultivar baxijiao chromosome BXJ2-10, Cavendish_Baxijiao_AAA, whole genome shotgun sequence, a genomic segment contains:
- the LOC135625940 gene encoding uncharacterized protein LOC135625940 isoform X2: protein MRSASFMADGGDCMRRQDGDFMETLAAAVSSLPDSELLHSIADALVSAGGDGRPLRLLRRSLMLSLHLFLSLLSLFSLVLSHLSSPPRASAPDPLSPTDGTSAGRALSRVLSAVSRVPVGSRKYDLVRSLAERLLGDNLHYASGEGRAFQVINRAALSAAFARTLRRLEAAVAAEASLAPGDGSGGRIMGAVKSRVRRWAERAAVAPGMVVGVGVSADKLAAEVMWLGQKMAESGAVADAVAMWGEAAGLAQLAVSAVPRLQVALVRVCVKVREEEESNLAIFQMAMLKSWLPLICQACNGVDTPILSSRVRAEMVSMLEEMIEKLSWDQQEEVLSLWLHHFTECPDSDWPNLESCYMRWYAESLRFL, encoded by the exons ATGCGCTCTGCTTCTTTTATGGCGGATGGCGGTGACTGCATGCGAAGACAGGACGGAGACTTCATGGAAACCCTAGCCGCCGCCGTCTCCTCCCTCCCAGACTCCGAGCTCCTCCACTCCATCGCTGATGCCCTCGTCTCCGCCGGCGGCGACGGGCGGCCCCTCCGCCTCCTACGCCGCTCGCTCATGCTCTCCCTCCACTTGTTTCTCTCCCTCCTCTCGCTCTTCTCCCTTGTCCTCTCCCACCTGTCATCTCCTCCCCGCGCCTCCGCCCCGGACCCGCTCTCCCCGACTGATGGCACCAGCGCGGGGCGCGCCCTCTCGCGCGTGCTCTCCGCCGTGTCGCGCGTCCCCGTCGGCTCCCGCAAGTACGACCTCGTCCGCTCCCTCGCGGAGCGCCTCCTCGGCGACAACCTCCACTACGCCAGCGGCGAGGGCCGGGCGTTCCAGGTCATCAACCGCGCGGCCCTGTCCGCTGCGTTCGCTAGGACTCTCCGCCGTCTCgaggcggccgtggctgcggaagCGTCGCTGGCGCCTGGGGATGGGTCGGGCGGGCGAATCATGGGCGCGGTGAAGTCTAGGGTGAGGAGATGGGCGGAGAGGGCAGCGGTGGCGCCGGGAATGGTGGTAGGGGTAGGAGTATCGGCGGACAAACTCGCGGCGGAGGTGATGTGGCTGGGGCAAAAGATGGCGGAGAGCGGGGCGGTGGCGGATGCGGTGGCGATGTGGGGAGAGGCGGCCGGGCTCGCACAGCTCGCTGTCTCCGCCGTGCCGCGCCTGCAGGTGGCCCTCGTCCGGGTCTGCG TGAAGGTTAGGGAAGAGGAAGAATCAAACTTGGCAATCTTTCAAATGGCAATGCTTAAGTCATGGTTGCCATTGATTTGTCAAGCCTGCAATGGTGTAGATACTCCCATACTAAGCAGTAGGGTGAGAGCAGAGATGGTGAGCATGCTCGAAGAGATGATTGAGAAGCTTAGTTGGGACCAGCAAGAGGAGGTACTATCACTCTGGCTTCATCACTTCACTGAATGCCCTGACTCTGACTGGCCTAATCTGGAATCTTGCTACATGCGTTGGTACGCAGAATCTCTAAGATTTCTCTGA
- the LOC135625940 gene encoding uncharacterized protein LOC135625940 isoform X3, with product MRSASFMADGGDCMRRQDGDFMETLAAAVSSLPDSELLHSIADALVSAGGDGRPLRLLRRSLMLSLHLFLSLLSLFSLVLSHLSSPPRASAPDPLSPTDGTSAGRALSRVLSAVSRVPVGSRKYDLVRSLAERLLGDNLHYASGEGRAFQVINRAALSAAFARTLRRLEAAVAAEASLAPGDGSGGRIMGAVKSRVRRWAERAAVAPGMVVGVGVSADKLAAEVMWLGQKMAESGAVADAVAMWGEAAGLAQLAVSAVPRLQVALVRVCG from the exons ATGCGCTCTGCTTCTTTTATGGCGGATGGCGGTGACTGCATGCGAAGACAGGACGGAGACTTCATGGAAACCCTAGCCGCCGCCGTCTCCTCCCTCCCAGACTCCGAGCTCCTCCACTCCATCGCTGATGCCCTCGTCTCCGCCGGCGGCGACGGGCGGCCCCTCCGCCTCCTACGCCGCTCGCTCATGCTCTCCCTCCACTTGTTTCTCTCCCTCCTCTCGCTCTTCTCCCTTGTCCTCTCCCACCTGTCATCTCCTCCCCGCGCCTCCGCCCCGGACCCGCTCTCCCCGACTGATGGCACCAGCGCGGGGCGCGCCCTCTCGCGCGTGCTCTCCGCCGTGTCGCGCGTCCCCGTCGGCTCCCGCAAGTACGACCTCGTCCGCTCCCTCGCGGAGCGCCTCCTCGGCGACAACCTCCACTACGCCAGCGGCGAGGGCCGGGCGTTCCAGGTCATCAACCGCGCGGCCCTGTCCGCTGCGTTCGCTAGGACTCTCCGCCGTCTCgaggcggccgtggctgcggaagCGTCGCTGGCGCCTGGGGATGGGTCGGGCGGGCGAATCATGGGCGCGGTGAAGTCTAGGGTGAGGAGATGGGCGGAGAGGGCAGCGGTGGCGCCGGGAATGGTGGTAGGGGTAGGAGTATCGGCGGACAAACTCGCGGCGGAGGTGATGTGGCTGGGGCAAAAGATGGCGGAGAGCGGGGCGGTGGCGGATGCGGTGGCGATGTGGGGAGAGGCGGCCGGGCTCGCACAGCTCGCTGTCTCCGCCGTGCCGCGCCTGCAGGTGGCCCTCGTCCGGGTCTGCG GTTAG
- the LOC135625940 gene encoding uncharacterized protein LOC135625940 isoform X1, whose product MRSASFMADGGDCMRRQDGDFMETLAAAVSSLPDSELLHSIADALVSAGGDGRPLRLLRRSLMLSLHLFLSLLSLFSLVLSHLSSPPRASAPDPLSPTDGTSAGRALSRVLSAVSRVPVGSRKYDLVRSLAERLLGDNLHYASGEGRAFQVINRAALSAAFARTLRRLEAAVAAEASLAPGDGSGGRIMGAVKSRVRRWAERAAVAPGMVVGVGVSADKLAAEVMWLGQKMAESGAVADAVAMWGEAAGLAQLAVSAVPRLQVALVRVCAFMFKHANSKNFDEVKVREEEESNLAIFQMAMLKSWLPLICQACNGVDTPILSSRVRAEMVSMLEEMIEKLSWDQQEEVLSLWLHHFTECPDSDWPNLESCYMRWYAESLRFL is encoded by the exons ATGCGCTCTGCTTCTTTTATGGCGGATGGCGGTGACTGCATGCGAAGACAGGACGGAGACTTCATGGAAACCCTAGCCGCCGCCGTCTCCTCCCTCCCAGACTCCGAGCTCCTCCACTCCATCGCTGATGCCCTCGTCTCCGCCGGCGGCGACGGGCGGCCCCTCCGCCTCCTACGCCGCTCGCTCATGCTCTCCCTCCACTTGTTTCTCTCCCTCCTCTCGCTCTTCTCCCTTGTCCTCTCCCACCTGTCATCTCCTCCCCGCGCCTCCGCCCCGGACCCGCTCTCCCCGACTGATGGCACCAGCGCGGGGCGCGCCCTCTCGCGCGTGCTCTCCGCCGTGTCGCGCGTCCCCGTCGGCTCCCGCAAGTACGACCTCGTCCGCTCCCTCGCGGAGCGCCTCCTCGGCGACAACCTCCACTACGCCAGCGGCGAGGGCCGGGCGTTCCAGGTCATCAACCGCGCGGCCCTGTCCGCTGCGTTCGCTAGGACTCTCCGCCGTCTCgaggcggccgtggctgcggaagCGTCGCTGGCGCCTGGGGATGGGTCGGGCGGGCGAATCATGGGCGCGGTGAAGTCTAGGGTGAGGAGATGGGCGGAGAGGGCAGCGGTGGCGCCGGGAATGGTGGTAGGGGTAGGAGTATCGGCGGACAAACTCGCGGCGGAGGTGATGTGGCTGGGGCAAAAGATGGCGGAGAGCGGGGCGGTGGCGGATGCGGTGGCGATGTGGGGAGAGGCGGCCGGGCTCGCACAGCTCGCTGTCTCCGCCGTGCCGCGCCTGCAGGTGGCCCTCGTCCGGGTCTGCG CATTCATGTTCAAGCACGCTAACTCTAAGAACTTTGATGAAGTGAAGGTTAGGGAAGAGGAAGAATCAAACTTGGCAATCTTTCAAATGGCAATGCTTAAGTCATGGTTGCCATTGATTTGTCAAGCCTGCAATGGTGTAGATACTCCCATACTAAGCAGTAGGGTGAGAGCAGAGATGGTGAGCATGCTCGAAGAGATGATTGAGAAGCTTAGTTGGGACCAGCAAGAGGAGGTACTATCACTCTGGCTTCATCACTTCACTGAATGCCCTGACTCTGACTGGCCTAATCTGGAATCTTGCTACATGCGTTGGTACGCAGAATCTCTAAGATTTCTCTGA